A window of Candidatus Saccharibacteria bacterium contains these coding sequences:
- a CDS encoding translation initiation factor IF-2 produces the protein MADANNRTLVIPEMITVGELATQLNLPVTKLIGELFKNGIMATVNQRIDFETAQIITEELSLGVTLQKKEAESVLAARASAQRAKSENASDRPPIVAVMGHVDHGKTSLLDAILDLKVVSGEAGGITQHISAYQAIRKNRAITLLDTPGHEAFSALRQHGAALTDVVIIVVAADDGVKPQTVEAIKFAQAAHAKMVVAITKVDKETADIPRVKAELAEHGLQTEEWGGDTVMVEVSAKTGQNIDRLLDLVLLVADLEELKAETDGPAEGLVIESNTVLGRGSVVRLLVEHGILRSGAYLVAGKAYGKIRTLEDYAGRPLKEAGPSTPAIVTGFKELPQFGDRFDVVKNEKEARLRAAANAADARESVTSSLSSTDLLGMMNRQAETVVLNAIVRADVQGSLTSVLDSLRLIEQKDAVIRIVSSGVGHISENDVRRAAGSGAVIYGFNVQLPPAVKKVAAREKVEVRLYRVIYELLDDARTSLEDLLAPEVVETEVGSLEIKGVFKITKEEAVVGGEVTEGKAVPKTLARVIRGGSQLAEVSVVNVQRNKQDAREVFQGDLCGLNLKTQGKLQIEIGDRLEFFTRELRKRTLSGK, from the coding sequence ATGGCCGATGCAAACAACAGGACCCTGGTCATCCCGGAGATGATTACCGTAGGCGAACTGGCCACCCAGCTTAATCTGCCGGTCACCAAGCTGATCGGTGAGCTCTTCAAGAACGGCATCATGGCCACTGTCAACCAGCGGATCGATTTCGAGACTGCCCAGATCATCACCGAAGAGCTCAGCCTCGGCGTCACCCTGCAGAAAAAAGAGGCCGAAAGCGTCCTGGCCGCCCGCGCTTCCGCCCAGCGCGCCAAGAGCGAGAACGCCAGCGACCGCCCGCCCATCGTCGCCGTCATGGGCCATGTCGACCACGGCAAGACCAGCCTGCTCGACGCCATCCTCGACCTGAAGGTCGTCAGCGGCGAAGCCGGTGGCATCACCCAGCACATCAGCGCCTATCAGGCCATCCGCAAGAACCGGGCCATCACCTTGCTTGATACGCCGGGTCACGAGGCCTTCTCGGCCCTGCGCCAGCACGGCGCCGCCCTGACCGATGTCGTCATCATCGTCGTGGCTGCCGATGACGGCGTCAAGCCCCAGACCGTCGAAGCCATCAAGTTCGCCCAGGCCGCCCATGCCAAGATGGTCGTCGCCATCACCAAGGTCGACAAAGAGACCGCCGACATCCCCCGCGTCAAAGCCGAGCTCGCCGAGCACGGTCTCCAGACCGAAGAGTGGGGCGGTGACACCGTCATGGTCGAAGTCAGCGCAAAAACTGGCCAGAACATCGATCGCCTCCTTGACCTCGTCCTCCTCGTCGCCGACCTCGAAGAACTCAAAGCCGAGACCGACGGCCCCGCCGAAGGCCTCGTCATCGAGAGCAATACCGTCCTGGGCCGCGGCTCCGTCGTCCGCCTGCTGGTAGAGCACGGCATCCTGAGGAGCGGTGCCTACCTGGTCGCCGGTAAGGCCTACGGCAAGATCCGCACCCTCGAAGACTACGCCGGCCGCCCCCTGAAGGAAGCCGGCCCCTCCACGCCAGCCATCGTCACCGGCTTCAAGGAGCTGCCGCAGTTCGGTGACCGCTTCGATGTCGTCAAGAACGAAAAAGAAGCCCGCCTGCGCGCCGCCGCCAACGCCGCCGACGCCCGCGAATCCGTCACTTCCAGCCTCTCCAGCACCGACCTGCTTGGCATGATGAACCGCCAGGCCGAGACCGTCGTCCTTAACGCCATTGTCCGCGCCGACGTCCAGGGCTCACTGACCTCCGTCCTCGACAGCCTGCGCCTCATCGAGCAGAAGGACGCCGTCATCCGCATCGTCTCCTCCGGCGTCGGCCATATCTCCGAAAACGACGTCCGCCGCGCCGCCGGCTCCGGCGCCGTCATCTATGGCTTCAACGTCCAGCTGCCACCGGCCGTCAAGAAGGTCGCCGCCCGCGAAAAGGTCGAGGTCCGCCTCTACCGCGTCATCTATGAACTCCTCGACGATGCCCGCACCAGCCTCGAAGACCTGCTGGCCCCAGAGGTAGTCGAAACCGAGGTCGGCTCCCTCGAGATCAAGGGTGTCTTCAAAATCACCAAGGAAGAAGCCGTCGTCGGCGGTGAAGTCACCGAAGGCAAAGCCGTCCCAAAGACCCTGGCCCGCGTCATCCGTGGCGGCAGCCAGCTGGCCGAGGTCAGCGTGGTCAACGTCCAGCGCAACAAGCAGGACGCCCGCGAAGTCTTCCAGGGCGATCTCTGCGGCCTCAACCTCAAGACGCAGGGCAAGCTCCAGATTGAAATCGGCGACCGCCTCGAATTCTTCACCCGCGAGCTGCGCAAGCGCACGCTGTCCGGCAAATAA
- a CDS encoding S1 RNA-binding domain-containing protein, which translates to MTKQHITMDELLAQAETSTLTPGEVVEAKVLSVKKNEVWLDLGGYGIGLVPRREIGFGKALEPGQPVVASVVDADMEDGYALLSLRKAAKDRGWDEVKRMFDASETIEVTAYDANRGGLLIELEGIRGFMPVSQLSAEHYPRVGGADKDEILQRLNAIVNKPLRVRILDADRKANKLIFSEKEAIKEGLAERFEKLGPGDVVRGVVTGVVDFGAFVNVDGIEGLIHISEISWERVNNPADYVRVGDSVEAKIISIDKERLSLSIKQLTEDPWAKEVEQFKRGDAAEGTVTRITPFGAFVQLSPAVEALVHVTELGTSGESVDPEKLFKLGEKKTFTILDIDKDNRKISLSLKK; encoded by the coding sequence ATGACAAAGCAACACATCACTATGGATGAACTGCTCGCCCAGGCAGAAACATCCACTCTCACCCCTGGTGAGGTCGTCGAAGCCAAAGTTCTCTCCGTCAAGAAGAACGAAGTTTGGCTCGACTTGGGCGGTTACGGTATCGGCCTGGTGCCGCGCCGCGAGATCGGTTTTGGCAAGGCACTCGAGCCGGGCCAGCCTGTCGTGGCCAGCGTCGTCGACGCCGACATGGAAGACGGTTACGCGCTGCTGAGCCTGCGCAAGGCCGCCAAGGACCGCGGCTGGGACGAAGTCAAGCGCATGTTTGACGCCAGCGAGACCATCGAGGTCACAGCCTACGACGCCAACCGTGGCGGTCTGCTCATCGAACTCGAAGGCATCCGCGGCTTCATGCCGGTCAGCCAGCTGAGTGCCGAGCACTACCCGCGCGTCGGCGGTGCTGACAAGGACGAGATCCTGCAGCGCCTCAACGCCATCGTCAACAAGCCGCTGCGCGTCAGGATTCTTGACGCTGACCGCAAGGCCAACAAGCTGATCTTCAGCGAGAAGGAAGCCATCAAGGAAGGCCTGGCAGAGCGCTTCGAGAAGCTCGGTCCTGGCGACGTAGTCCGCGGTGTCGTCACCGGCGTGGTCGACTTTGGTGCCTTCGTCAACGTCGACGGTATCGAAGGCCTGATCCACATCAGTGAGATTAGCTGGGAGCGCGTCAACAACCCGGCCGACTACGTCCGCGTCGGCGACAGCGTCGAAGCCAAGATCATCTCGATCGACAAGGAACGCCTCAGCCTCAGCATCAAGCAGCTGACCGAGGATCCTTGGGCTAAGGAAGTCGAACAGTTCAAGCGTGGTGACGCCGCCGAAGGCACCGTGACCCGCATCACGCCGTTCGGCGCCTTTGTCCAGCTGAGCCCGGCCGTCGAGGCCCTGGTCCACGTCACCGAACTCGGTACCAGTGGCGAGAGCGTCGACCCGGAGAAACTCTTCAAGCTCGGCGAGAAGAAGACCTTCACCATTCTTGATATCGACAAGGACAATCGCAAGATTTCCCTGAGCCTCAAGAAATAG
- a CDS encoding ROK family protein, whose translation MIIAVDIGGTKTLVANFEGQQIVRQTRFATVADSETFLADLLPVLRKHAGRTKPEAISLAAPGIIDHYTGSVVRCGNLPWEDFRLRKALSAHFNCPIYLENDANLAGLAEARALVPIPRLVLYVTVSTGIGTGLVVNGKLIAALSGSEAGHMVLRRPEGYLKWQSFASGKALHARTHKLAAEIRDPRVWHDIADRVADGLLALIPALQPDAIVIGGGVGSHFDNHWRHELESILSERLSSFISLPPIIQAQHTEEAVLYGCNYFAEDKLDDR comes from the coding sequence ATGATAATCGCAGTCGATATCGGCGGCACGAAGACGCTGGTTGCTAACTTTGAGGGCCAACAGATTGTCCGACAGACCCGTTTTGCCACCGTCGCCGACAGCGAGACCTTTCTGGCCGACCTGTTACCGGTGCTACGCAAGCACGCCGGACGGACGAAGCCGGAAGCCATCAGTTTGGCGGCGCCCGGCATCATCGACCACTACACCGGCAGCGTCGTCCGGTGCGGCAACCTGCCGTGGGAGGATTTCCGGCTGCGCAAGGCGCTGTCGGCGCATTTTAACTGCCCGATCTATCTTGAAAACGATGCCAACCTGGCAGGACTGGCCGAAGCCCGCGCCCTGGTGCCGATTCCCCGCCTGGTGCTTTACGTGACGGTCAGTACCGGCATCGGTACCGGCCTGGTGGTCAATGGCAAGCTGATTGCCGCCCTGAGCGGCTCCGAGGCCGGCCATATGGTACTGCGGCGGCCGGAAGGCTACCTGAAATGGCAGTCGTTCGCCTCTGGCAAAGCCCTGCACGCACGCACCCATAAGCTGGCAGCCGAAATCCGCGACCCGCGCGTCTGGCATGATATCGCCGACCGCGTAGCCGACGGGTTACTGGCGCTCATCCCTGCCCTGCAGCCCGATGCCATCGTCATCGGCGGCGGCGTGGGCAGCCACTTTGATAACCACTGGCGCCATGAGCTGGAATCGATACTTTCCGAGCGGCTCAGCAGTTTCATCAGCCTGCCGCCGATCATTCAGGCGCAGCACACTGAAGAAGCCGTACTGTACGGGTGCAATTATTTTGCCGAAGACAAGCTTGATGACCGCTAA
- a CDS encoding type II secretion system protein produces MKTRPVTARQLKLGISTKFGKTPQGKQSAVGFTIVELLIVIVVIGILAAIVLNTFSGVQARARNTERATDIKAISGQLEVYYTNNNSTYPLASALDYNDTVPKTGDDVATILTGIDKNALLAPGGTGTNNIDNAQPASTVTNLYGYRAFQSDGTTNCAATPCPKYILYWTEEGVNGSAAVQKTKASLN; encoded by the coding sequence ATGAAAACCAGACCAGTCACCGCCAGGCAACTGAAACTAGGGATTAGCACTAAGTTCGGCAAGACGCCGCAGGGTAAGCAGTCGGCCGTCGGATTTACGATCGTCGAGCTGCTGATTGTCATCGTCGTCATCGGCATCCTGGCCGCCATCGTGCTGAACACCTTCAGCGGCGTGCAGGCTCGCGCCCGTAATACCGAGCGCGCTACGGACATAAAAGCTATTTCCGGCCAGCTTGAGGTGTACTACACCAACAATAACAGCACATATCCTCTCGCTTCTGCGCTGGATTACAACGACACCGTACCAAAGACGGGTGATGACGTCGCAACTATTCTGACAGGTATCGATAAGAATGCCTTATTGGCTCCTGGTGGCACCGGCACGAACAATATCGATAACGCTCAGCCGGCATCAACGGTCACTAACCTCTACGGGTACCGCGCCTTCCAGTCGGACGGCACCACCAACTGTGCGGCCACTCCTTGTCCCAAGTACATTCTGTACTGGACTGAAGAAGGGGTGAACGGCAGTGCTGCAGTCCAAAAGACCAAGGCCAGTCTGAACTAG
- a CDS encoding prepilin-type N-terminal cleavage/methylation domain-containing protein, protein MKTSKIVNNLLGAGRKGRSSRGFTIVELLIVVVVIGILAVVAMNSYARSQDQARAARINSDLSALMKAIKTARIARGDVALMAITNDAGTAWECVHKVGGTNFATLNKNTDPCWTDYKAALQAIGNAAGTNLTGLEDPWGRPYYIDENETEGGGCGFLDKIGIFATPHQLDTWATVAQHDQYVPYITLGC, encoded by the coding sequence ATGAAAACATCAAAAATAGTTAACAATCTGCTCGGCGCAGGCCGGAAGGGGCGGAGTTCCCGGGGTTTTACCATTGTCGAACTGCTCATCGTGGTGGTCGTCATCGGCATCCTGGCGGTCGTGGCCATGAATTCGTATGCCCGTTCGCAGGACCAGGCCAGGGCCGCCCGCATCAACTCCGATCTTTCGGCTTTGATGAAGGCCATTAAGACGGCCCGTATCGCACGGGGTGATGTCGCCCTGATGGCCATTACCAATGATGCCGGCACCGCCTGGGAATGCGTCCATAAGGTCGGTGGCACTAACTTTGCCACGCTTAATAAGAATACCGACCCCTGCTGGACGGATTACAAGGCAGCCCTGCAGGCGATCGGCAATGCTGCCGGCACCAACCTCACCGGCCTGGAAGACCCTTGGGGCCGCCCGTATTACATCGACGAGAACGAGACCGAGGGCGGCGGCTGCGGTTTCCTGGATAAGATTGGCATCTTTGCGACACCGCACCAGCTGGATACCTGGGCTACCGTGGCCCAGCATGACCAGTATGTGCCGTACATAACCTTAGGGTGCTAA